The genomic segment GATGCATATATGGCTAACTTAGGAGAAGTAACAATAGTTCATGGTAAAGGAACTGGAGTACTTCGTAAAGCAATAAATGATATGCTTAAGAGACATCCTCATGTAAAATCATATAGACTAGGTGCATATGGTGAAGGTGGAGACGGAGTTACTATGGTAGAACTTAAGGGGTAGTTATTTTTTCATATACCTAATATTTTTACTTATTTAAGTTAAAAATATCATTAAAATTATTGTTAGTAAGAATATTATACAAATATTAATGTATAATTAAGTAAAGCTATAATTAAATTTCTCTTAAGTTTTTGTTTTATAGTGTTAAGTGTACGTTAGATAAGAGGTGATAATATGTACATAATAAGTGCATGCTTGTGTGGAGTTAATTGTAAATATAGTGGTAAAAATAATCTAAATGATAGATGTTTAAAATTATTTAGAGAAGGAAGAGCGGTTCTAGTTTGTCCAGAACAATTAGGCGGATTACCAACTCCAAGAAATCCTGTTGAGCTAAATAGTGCAGCAAGTGAAGTGTTAGATGGGAATGGAAAAGCATTAAGTAATAAAGGTGAGGATGTTACTAAGCAATTTATAGATGGTGCATATGAAACATTAAAAATTGCAAAAGAACTTGGAGCCACAAAAGCTATATTGAAAGAAGGAAGTCCTTCATGTGGATCTAACTTTGTCTATGATGGAACTTTTACAGGTAATAAGATAAAAGGCAAAGGAATTACAGCTCTTTTACTAGAGAATGAAGGTATAACTGTATTTTCAGATGAAGACTTAGAAGTAAACAATAGTAAGTTAGTATATCTTAACGAGTTTGATAGAGAAAAAGCTAAGAAAAGAAGACTTTTTGAACAAGGAGAAGAAGAAGAGTCTTATGGAGAAGAATATTTTGAT from the Clostridium beijerinckii genome contains:
- a CDS encoding DUF523 domain-containing protein; the protein is MYIISACLCGVNCKYSGKNNLNDRCLKLFREGRAVLVCPEQLGGLPTPRNPVELNSAASEVLDGNGKALSNKGEDVTKQFIDGAYETLKIAKELGATKAILKEGSPSCGSNFVYDGTFTGNKIKGKGITALLLENEGITVFSDEDLEVNNSKLVYLNEFDREKAKKRRLFEQGEEEESYGEEYFDLTENLTDMSELPPSVEENVKKLMISLARDLMGFEEIDEIAEATGLSVEEVEEILEEE